One window of the Salminus brasiliensis chromosome 1, fSalBra1.hap2, whole genome shotgun sequence genome contains the following:
- the lrrc31 gene encoding leucine-rich repeat-containing protein 31 isoform X3: MESDQQKGREGPQKRSPLDLIMNQIRRKTSFSERKKPSVGRLFRPSVSSDKNVDIPETKETESSEGKDSTGPGTESSDTDSEISSVVGWGRVKQFVQKLGKTPDTQSLSLAHCDLTATDVVELGTLLPFLAQLEVMDLSWNDLLGGSLKALTVHLQHVSKLKVLKVSSCRLTAPDLTALGEGLDCIPLLEMLDLSWNAGVGGGNLHCLAKHLCSASSLRELHLVDCQLSEADAVTLGEVLPLLPCLEVLDLSSNKLMKKGIETVASSLSSTPQLKTLKLSMCALNQESLAMLVGEKLKFLPGLEHLDLSCNKESGGGFSTVTTSLSLLTHLKCLDMHLCCLTEEDTLALESACKRGALSQLKLLDLSYNGSVGDGGWVSFFGGAAGLKELQELDISLRPSASLSASPWLPALLDALPQLPSVHRLALQRWALGPGDREKLEKALSKRTIALECDQVSVSVAKVAG; this comes from the exons ATGGAATCAG ACCAGCAGAAAGGGCGAGAGGGCCCTCAGAAGAGGTCACCTTTGGATCTGATCATGAACCAGATCCGAAGGAAAACCTCCTTCTCAGAACGGAAGAAGCCGTCCGTGGGTCGCCTCTTCCGTCCTTCTGTGAGCAGCGACAAGAATGTAGACATCCCAGAGACCAAAGAAACAGAGAGCAGTGAGGGGAAAGACAGCACAGGACCTGGAACAG AGAGCAGCGATACTGACTCTGAGATTAGCTCTGTGGTGGGATGGGGGCGAGTGAAGCAGTTTGTCCAGAAGCTTGGCAAGACGCCAGACACCCAGAGCTTGAGCCTTGCTCACTGTGACCTGACAGCCACTGATGTGGTGGAGCTTG GAACCTTGCTGCCATTCCTTGCTCAGCTGGAGGTGATGGATCTCTCCTGGAATGACCTGCTGGGAGGCTCTCTGAAGGCTCTGACAGTTCACCTGCAGCACGTAAGCAAACTGAAGGTGCTGAAAGTGAGCAGCTGCAGGCTCACAGCTCCAGACCTTACCGCACTGG GGGAAGGTCTGGACTGTATTCCTTTACTGGAAATGCTGGATCTGTCCTGGAACGCAGGAGTAGGGGGAGGGAATCTCCACTGCCTAGCCAAGCATCTCTGCTCTGCCAGCTCTCTGAGGGAGCTCCACCTGGTCGACTGTCAGCTCTCGGAGGCAGATGCTGTGACACTTG GTGAAgtgctgccactgttgccttgtTTGGAGGTCTTGGACCTGTCCAGCAACAAGCTGATGAAGAAAGGAATAGAGACCGTTGCCTCCTCTCTGAGCTCCACTCCACAGCTGAAGACCTTGAAATTGAGCATGTGTGCACTGAATCAGGAGAGCCTTGCAATGCTAG TAGGAGAGAAGCTGAAGTTCCTCCCAGGCTTGGAGCACCTAGACCTCTCCTGTAATAAGGAATCCGGTGGTGGTTTCAGCACAGTGACCACAAGCCTGTCTCTTTTGACACACCTGAAATGCTTAGACATGCATTTATGTTGTTTAACAGAGGAAGACACACTGGCACTGG AATCTGCTTGCAAGCGAGGAGCTTTGTCTCAGCTGAAGCTTTTGGACCTCTCTTACAATGGCAGTGTGGGTGATGGCGGCTGGGTTTCGTTCTTTGGAGGAGCTGCTGGTCTAAAGGAGCTGCAGGAGTTGGACATTAGCCTACGGCCCTCCGCCTCCCTCTCTGCGTCCCCCTGGCTACCTGCCTTACTGGACGCTCTGCCCCAGCTGCCCTCCGTTCACCGTCTGGCCCTGCAGCGCTGGGCCCTCGGCCCTGGGGACAGAGAGAAGCTGGAGAAAGCCCTGAGCAAAAGAACCATAGCCTTGGAGTGTGATCAAGTATCTGTATCTGTGGCAAAGGTAGCAGGTTAA
- the lrrc31 gene encoding leucine-rich repeat-containing protein 31 isoform X2, giving the protein MESDQQKGREGPQKRSPLDLIMNQIRRKTSFSERKKPSVGRLFRPSVSSDKNVDIPETKETESSEGKDSTGPGTESSDTDSEISSVVGWGRVKQFVQKLGKTPDTQSLSLAHCDLTATDVVELGTLLPFLAQLEVMDLSWNDLLGGSLKALTVHLQHVSKLKVLKVSSCRLTAPDLTALGEGLDCIPLLEMLDLSWNAGVGGGNLHCLAKHLCSASSLRELHLVDCQLSEADAVTLGEVLPLLPCLEVLDLSSNKLMKKGIETVASSLSSTPQLKTLKLSMCALNQESLAMLGEKLKFLPGLEHLDLSCNKESGGGFSTVTTSLSLLTHLKCLDMHLCCLTEEDTLALVQAVPSLSELAELDLSSNKSIGSMMQFLLPVLPLSKIKKLHLNNCGLSPETCQVLATTMQSLAQLESLNLSWNKRVGETLQQLLEPLQAGCKLQELRLSSCDLTTEDMLYLESACKRGALSQLKLLDLSYNGSVGDGGWVSFFGGAAGLKELQELDISLRPSASLSASPWLPALLDALPQLPSVHRLALQRWALGPGDREKLEKALSKRTIALECDQVSVSVAKVAG; this is encoded by the exons ATGGAATCAG ACCAGCAGAAAGGGCGAGAGGGCCCTCAGAAGAGGTCACCTTTGGATCTGATCATGAACCAGATCCGAAGGAAAACCTCCTTCTCAGAACGGAAGAAGCCGTCCGTGGGTCGCCTCTTCCGTCCTTCTGTGAGCAGCGACAAGAATGTAGACATCCCAGAGACCAAAGAAACAGAGAGCAGTGAGGGGAAAGACAGCACAGGACCTGGAACAG AGAGCAGCGATACTGACTCTGAGATTAGCTCTGTGGTGGGATGGGGGCGAGTGAAGCAGTTTGTCCAGAAGCTTGGCAAGACGCCAGACACCCAGAGCTTGAGCCTTGCTCACTGTGACCTGACAGCCACTGATGTGGTGGAGCTTG GAACCTTGCTGCCATTCCTTGCTCAGCTGGAGGTGATGGATCTCTCCTGGAATGACCTGCTGGGAGGCTCTCTGAAGGCTCTGACAGTTCACCTGCAGCACGTAAGCAAACTGAAGGTGCTGAAAGTGAGCAGCTGCAGGCTCACAGCTCCAGACCTTACCGCACTGG GGGAAGGTCTGGACTGTATTCCTTTACTGGAAATGCTGGATCTGTCCTGGAACGCAGGAGTAGGGGGAGGGAATCTCCACTGCCTAGCCAAGCATCTCTGCTCTGCCAGCTCTCTGAGGGAGCTCCACCTGGTCGACTGTCAGCTCTCGGAGGCAGATGCTGTGACACTTG GTGAAgtgctgccactgttgccttgtTTGGAGGTCTTGGACCTGTCCAGCAACAAGCTGATGAAGAAAGGAATAGAGACCGTTGCCTCCTCTCTGAGCTCCACTCCACAGCTGAAGACCTTGAAATTGAGCATGTGTGCACTGAATCAGGAGAGCCTTGCAATGCTAG GAGAGAAGCTGAAGTTCCTCCCAGGCTTGGAGCACCTAGACCTCTCCTGTAATAAGGAATCCGGTGGTGGTTTCAGCACAGTGACCACAAGCCTGTCTCTTTTGACACACCTGAAATGCTTAGACATGCATTTATGTTGTTTAACAGAGGAAGACACACTGGCACTGG tccaAGCCGTTCCCTCTCTGAGTGAGCTTGCAGAGCTGGATTTGtcttccaacaaaagcattggAAGCATGATGCAGTTTCTTCTGCCTGTCCTACCTCTCTCAAAGATAAAGAAGCTCCATCTGAATAACTGTGGGCTGAGTCCTGAGACATGCCAGGTTTTAG CCACCACCATGCAGTCACTTGCGCAGCTGGAGAGTCTAAACCTGTCATGGAACAAACGTGTCGGGGAAACTctacagcagcttctggagcctTTGCAGGCTGGCTGTAAACTGCAGGAACTGAGACTGAGTAGCTGTGACTTAACTACCGAGGACATGCTTTATTTAG AATCTGCTTGCAAGCGAGGAGCTTTGTCTCAGCTGAAGCTTTTGGACCTCTCTTACAATGGCAGTGTGGGTGATGGCGGCTGGGTTTCGTTCTTTGGAGGAGCTGCTGGTCTAAAGGAGCTGCAGGAGTTGGACATTAGCCTACGGCCCTCCGCCTCCCTCTCTGCGTCCCCCTGGCTACCTGCCTTACTGGACGCTCTGCCCCAGCTGCCCTCCGTTCACCGTCTGGCCCTGCAGCGCTGGGCCCTCGGCCCTGGGGACAGAGAGAAGCTGGAGAAAGCCCTGAGCAAAAGAACCATAGCCTTGGAGTGTGATCAAGTATCTGTATCTGTGGCAAAGGTAGCAGGTTAA
- the lrrc31 gene encoding leucine-rich repeat-containing protein 31 isoform X1, which produces MESDQQKGREGPQKRSPLDLIMNQIRRKTSFSERKKPSVGRLFRPSVSSDKNVDIPETKETESSEGKDSTGPGTESSDTDSEISSVVGWGRVKQFVQKLGKTPDTQSLSLAHCDLTATDVVELGTLLPFLAQLEVMDLSWNDLLGGSLKALTVHLQHVSKLKVLKVSSCRLTAPDLTALGEGLDCIPLLEMLDLSWNAGVGGGNLHCLAKHLCSASSLRELHLVDCQLSEADAVTLGEVLPLLPCLEVLDLSSNKLMKKGIETVASSLSSTPQLKTLKLSMCALNQESLAMLVGEKLKFLPGLEHLDLSCNKESGGGFSTVTTSLSLLTHLKCLDMHLCCLTEEDTLALVQAVPSLSELAELDLSSNKSIGSMMQFLLPVLPLSKIKKLHLNNCGLSPETCQVLATTMQSLAQLESLNLSWNKRVGETLQQLLEPLQAGCKLQELRLSSCDLTTEDMLYLESACKRGALSQLKLLDLSYNGSVGDGGWVSFFGGAAGLKELQELDISLRPSASLSASPWLPALLDALPQLPSVHRLALQRWALGPGDREKLEKALSKRTIALECDQVSVSVAKVAG; this is translated from the exons ATGGAATCAG ACCAGCAGAAAGGGCGAGAGGGCCCTCAGAAGAGGTCACCTTTGGATCTGATCATGAACCAGATCCGAAGGAAAACCTCCTTCTCAGAACGGAAGAAGCCGTCCGTGGGTCGCCTCTTCCGTCCTTCTGTGAGCAGCGACAAGAATGTAGACATCCCAGAGACCAAAGAAACAGAGAGCAGTGAGGGGAAAGACAGCACAGGACCTGGAACAG AGAGCAGCGATACTGACTCTGAGATTAGCTCTGTGGTGGGATGGGGGCGAGTGAAGCAGTTTGTCCAGAAGCTTGGCAAGACGCCAGACACCCAGAGCTTGAGCCTTGCTCACTGTGACCTGACAGCCACTGATGTGGTGGAGCTTG GAACCTTGCTGCCATTCCTTGCTCAGCTGGAGGTGATGGATCTCTCCTGGAATGACCTGCTGGGAGGCTCTCTGAAGGCTCTGACAGTTCACCTGCAGCACGTAAGCAAACTGAAGGTGCTGAAAGTGAGCAGCTGCAGGCTCACAGCTCCAGACCTTACCGCACTGG GGGAAGGTCTGGACTGTATTCCTTTACTGGAAATGCTGGATCTGTCCTGGAACGCAGGAGTAGGGGGAGGGAATCTCCACTGCCTAGCCAAGCATCTCTGCTCTGCCAGCTCTCTGAGGGAGCTCCACCTGGTCGACTGTCAGCTCTCGGAGGCAGATGCTGTGACACTTG GTGAAgtgctgccactgttgccttgtTTGGAGGTCTTGGACCTGTCCAGCAACAAGCTGATGAAGAAAGGAATAGAGACCGTTGCCTCCTCTCTGAGCTCCACTCCACAGCTGAAGACCTTGAAATTGAGCATGTGTGCACTGAATCAGGAGAGCCTTGCAATGCTAG TAGGAGAGAAGCTGAAGTTCCTCCCAGGCTTGGAGCACCTAGACCTCTCCTGTAATAAGGAATCCGGTGGTGGTTTCAGCACAGTGACCACAAGCCTGTCTCTTTTGACACACCTGAAATGCTTAGACATGCATTTATGTTGTTTAACAGAGGAAGACACACTGGCACTGG tccaAGCCGTTCCCTCTCTGAGTGAGCTTGCAGAGCTGGATTTGtcttccaacaaaagcattggAAGCATGATGCAGTTTCTTCTGCCTGTCCTACCTCTCTCAAAGATAAAGAAGCTCCATCTGAATAACTGTGGGCTGAGTCCTGAGACATGCCAGGTTTTAG CCACCACCATGCAGTCACTTGCGCAGCTGGAGAGTCTAAACCTGTCATGGAACAAACGTGTCGGGGAAACTctacagcagcttctggagcctTTGCAGGCTGGCTGTAAACTGCAGGAACTGAGACTGAGTAGCTGTGACTTAACTACCGAGGACATGCTTTATTTAG AATCTGCTTGCAAGCGAGGAGCTTTGTCTCAGCTGAAGCTTTTGGACCTCTCTTACAATGGCAGTGTGGGTGATGGCGGCTGGGTTTCGTTCTTTGGAGGAGCTGCTGGTCTAAAGGAGCTGCAGGAGTTGGACATTAGCCTACGGCCCTCCGCCTCCCTCTCTGCGTCCCCCTGGCTACCTGCCTTACTGGACGCTCTGCCCCAGCTGCCCTCCGTTCACCGTCTGGCCCTGCAGCGCTGGGCCCTCGGCCCTGGGGACAGAGAGAAGCTGGAGAAAGCCCTGAGCAAAAGAACCATAGCCTTGGAGTGTGATCAAGTATCTGTATCTGTGGCAAAGGTAGCAGGTTAA
- the skilb gene encoding SKI-like proto-oncogene b produces MAMVQNNRPHPDKDQALHRVPLKRLMREKPMEVAPIKKRVMAALNLSCKKEPVSFLPSSKPIIKTEHVEKNSSFLGCGRDFGYQQDSKTKDGQESALDLSPALRHTLAQFTLSSQCSLGGPAAFSGQHSQDKLAPLLTQANVSGGPLLVPPDSSTDLVVCNLEGETISCFSVGGELRLCLPQVLNTVLRDFSLQQINSVCDQLYLYCSRCDASQLHVLKVLGVLPPGAPSCGLITLTDAQRLCNTLLHPGESNAPVGVLKGHSVGEDEEREAEEGGAFWVEHQCLGKCQGLFVPRLYASPGSPCIRCSQCRRLFCPERFVMHSHWQPDKRTCHWGFDSAKWACYLQLGRRYQGAAEEARLKQLLEAMKLKFRSIQLETKQPHLETAQVQEGLNLCSGKEKQCESGLEGKAVPLPAHVFDPCLLASLKEDPRHHELMWQRWYLYMHDKLANYNVAPSSGCAAGKDVEALRVEMLGSLLKHGSSQDNKTLVHNGEETDPKASAASGRKKTSCFSGQTQSNSPDEWPRVSIETPACEKSFSGNLEENKDSMVVEVLQMYNAQHEKLQSTLHRQQQLEKELQALRRDEVAEQRHLHGELEVVQTEHAQKLGEVQEEQRRLKCRLEQLRQQGCRCREQQGAERQQESHYATQLSELRKRLDRAEEDREELQEELRREREAREKLERTIAELKQQMKESVPASALDSPLSSSSDALMSPAP; encoded by the exons ATGGCTATGGTCCAGAACAACCGACCTCATCCTGACAAGGACCAGGCTCTCCATAGAGTGCCATTGAAAAGGCTGATGCGAGAGAAACCAATGGAAGTAGCCCCAATAAAGAAACGGGTAATGGCTGCCCTTAAcctgtcatgcaaaaaagaGCCGGTATcatttttaccatcatcaaAGCCCATCATAAAGACTGAGCATGTGGAAAAGAACTCCTCATTTCTGGGCTGCGGCCGTGACTTCGGCTATCAGCAAGACTCCAAGACGAAGGATGGACAGGAGAGTGCTTTAGACCTAAGCCCGGCCTTGAGGCACACCTTGGCCCAGTTCACTTTGAGCAGCCAGTGCTCTCTAGGTGGCCCTGCTGCGTTCTCTGGCCAGCACAGCCAGGATAAGCTTGCTCCTTTGCTCACCCAGGCCAACGTGAGTgggggccccctgctggtgccTCCAGACAGCTCCACAGACCTTGTGGTGTGCAATCTGGAGGGCGAAACCATCTCTTGCTTCTCTGTGGGCGGAGAACTGCGTCTTTGCTTGCCTCAGGTGCTGAACACGGTCCTGCGAGACTTTTCTCTCCAGCAGATCAACTCAGTGTGCGATCAGCTCTACTTGTACTGCTCTCGCTGTGATGCCTCCCAATTGCATGTCCTCAAAGTGCTGGGAGTCTTACCACCTGGGGCGCCCTCTTGTGGCCTCATCACACTTACCGACGCCCAGCGCCTCTGTAACACCCTACTCCATCCAGGCGAAAGCAACGCACCAGTTGGAGTGCTCAAGGGCCACTCAGTTGGGGAAGacgaagagagagaggcagaggagggTGGAGCATTTTGGGTGGAGCACCAGTGTCTGGGGAAGTGCCAAGGCCTGTTTGTGCCTCGTCTCTATGCAAGTCCTGGCTCCCCGTGCATCCGCTGCTCGCAATGCCGCCGGCTCTTCTGCCCTGAGCGCTTTGTCATGCACTCGCACTGGCAACCTGACAAGCGCACGTGCCACTGGGGTTTTGACTCAGCTAAGTGGGCCTGCTACCTTCAGCTCGGGCGCAGGTACCAGGGGGCAGCAGAGGAGGCCAGGCTGAAGCAGCTGCTGGAGGCGATGAAGCTGAAGTTCCGAAGCATCCAGCTAGAGACCAAGCAGCCACATCTG GAGACTGCCCAAGTACAGGAGGGATTAAATCTCTGTTCTGGGAAAGAGAAACAGTGTGAGAGTGGCTTGGAGGGAAAG GCAGTGCCTTTGCCCGCCCATGTGTTTGACCCGTGTCTGCTTGCCAGTTTGAAGGAGGACCCTAGGCACCATGAGCTCATGTGGCAACG CTGGTATCTTTACATGCATGATAAGCTGGCTAATTACAACGTGGCTCCAAGTTCTGGCTGCGCTGCTGGGAAAGATGTGGAGGCATTGAGAGTGGAGATGCTGGGAAGCCTGCTCAAACATGGAAGCAGCCAGGATAACAAGACACTGGTTCACAATGGGGAGGAGACTGACCCCAAGGCATCTGCCGCCTCAG GGCGAAAAAAAACAAGTTGCTTTTCTGGTCAAACGCAGAGCAACAGTCCAGACGAGTGGCCGCGAGTTTCCATAGAAACGCCCGCGTGTGAGAAGTCTTTCAGTGGCAATCTTGAGGAGAACAAGGACagcatggtggtggaggtgCTTCAGATGTACAACGCTCAGCATGAGAAGCTTCAGTCAACCCTCCACAGACAGCAACAGCTGGAAAAG GAGCTGCAAGCTTTGCGCAGGGACGAGGTGGCAGAACAGCGCCACCTGCATGGCGAACTGGAGGTGGTGCAGACGGAGCATGCCCAAAAGCTGGGGGAGGTGCAAGAGGAGCAGAGGAGGCTCAAATGCAGGCTGGAGCAGCTGAGGCAGCAGGGCTGCAGATGCAGAGAGCAGCAGGGGGCTGAGCGACAGCAGGAGAGCCATTACGCCACACAG TTATCTGAGCTGCGTAAGCGGTTGGACCGTGCTGAGGAGGACCGAGAGGAGTTGCAGGAGGAGCTCCGCAGGGAGAGGGAGGCCAGAGAGAAGCTGGAGCGCACCATCGCTGAGCTCAAACAGCAGATGAAGGAGTCTGTACCAGCGTCTGCACTGGATAGCCCCCTGTCAAGCTCGTCTGATGCACTGATGTCTCCGGCTCCATAG